From the Candidatus Nomurabacteria bacterium genome, one window contains:
- a CDS encoding RpiB/LacA/LacB family sugar-phosphate isomerase: protein MKKIYIGSDHAGFELKEKLKPFVTSLGYEVIDLGSDTYDSQDDYPDMCKPVAVAVANEALSRGIVLGGSGQGEAIVANRVKGIRACVYYGGPLDIIALSREHNDSNILSIGARMILESEAMEAVKLWLDRPFSGDERHVRRINKIDQE, encoded by the coding sequence ATGAAAAAGATATACATAGGTTCAGATCACGCAGGCTTTGAGCTAAAAGAAAAATTAAAGCCCTTTGTCACTTCGCTCGGGTACGAGGTAATTGATCTAGGTTCTGATACGTATGATTCACAAGATGATTATCCTGATATGTGTAAACCTGTTGCCGTAGCAGTGGCAAACGAAGCTCTGTCTCGTGGAATTGTTTTGGGCGGTTCTGGACAAGGGGAGGCTATAGTTGCAAATCGTGTAAAAGGAATTCGGGCCTGTGTTTATTATGGAGGTCCACTTGATATTATAGCGCTCTCTCGAGAACACAATGATTCAAATATATTGTCTATCGGAGCTCGAATGATACTTGAAAGTGAAGCTATGGAAGCGGTTAAGCTCTGGCTCGATAGACCTTTTTCAGGTGACGAGCGTCATGTACGAAGAATTAATAAAATTGACCAAGAATAA
- a CDS encoding nucleoside triphosphate pyrophosphohydrolase — translation MVKISYDKLVRDLIPEHLASNGVEFKTHIADDIEYEDKLFAKLKEEASELAKDKNIDEVADVLEVVDAICAYKGFSKKEIELRRLEKFEKKGGFSNKIILEETLN, via the coding sequence ATGGTAAAGATTTCTTATGACAAACTTGTTAGAGATCTGATCCCTGAACATTTGGCTAGTAACGGAGTTGAATTTAAAACACATATAGCAGATGATATAGAATATGAAGATAAACTGTTTGCTAAATTAAAAGAAGAAGCATCTGAGCTGGCTAAAGATAAGAATATTGATGAGGTAGCTGATGTACTAGAAGTTGTAGATGCGATCTGTGCTTACAAAGGTTTTTCCAAAAAAGAAATAGAACTTAGGAGATTAGAAAAATTTGAAAAGAAAGGTGGGTTTAGTAATAAGATTATTTTAGAAGAAACATTAAACTAA
- the gap gene encoding type I glyceraldehyde-3-phosphate dehydrogenase, which yields MKKTRVAINGFGRIGRAFLKIAWERPEIDIVAVNDLGSIESLAYLLRHDTVYRNWGHKVLVDGADLIIDGKRVKFISEKDTSKLPWGPLGIDVVVESTGLFAGFDKARFHIDQGAKKVVISAPAKSEDPSAPGETILLGVNEDKFGTCDITSNASCTTNAASPLIAIMHESIGIEKAILNTVHGYTASQALVDGPSKKDLREGRAAAQNIVPSSTGAAIAVTKAFPVLENKFDGISIRVPVPAGSIVDITFIAKRDTTREEVNEILVKASKDSRWKDIFAVTDEPLVSSDILGESHASIADLELTRVVGGNLVKVMGWYDNEMGYTYTLVDHVIKTGETIE from the coding sequence ATGAAAAAAACACGAGTTGCCATAAATGGCTTTGGACGAATTGGTCGAGCATTTTTAAAAATTGCCTGGGAACGTCCCGAGATAGATATAGTTGCAGTAAATGACCTTGGCTCGATCGAGAGTCTTGCGTATTTACTCCGCCACGACACTGTATATAGAAACTGGGGACATAAAGTTCTAGTCGATGGTGCGGACTTGATTATAGATGGCAAGCGAGTGAAGTTTATATCAGAAAAAGATACTTCTAAACTTCCGTGGGGACCACTAGGTATAGATGTTGTAGTAGAATCTACAGGATTGTTTGCTGGTTTTGATAAAGCACGATTTCATATAGACCAAGGTGCAAAGAAAGTTGTGATTTCAGCTCCTGCAAAATCTGAGGATCCATCTGCTCCTGGCGAAACAATACTTCTTGGTGTAAATGAAGACAAATTTGGAACATGCGATATAACTAGTAATGCATCTTGTACTACAAATGCTGCTAGTCCTCTTATTGCTATCATGCATGAATCTATAGGAATTGAAAAAGCTATTTTAAACACAGTGCATGGATATACAGCGTCTCAGGCGCTAGTAGACGGTCCAAGTAAAAAAGATTTACGCGAAGGTCGTGCTGCTGCGCAGAACATCGTGCCGTCTTCCACTGGAGCCGCAATTGCAGTTACAAAAGCTTTTCCTGTTTTGGAAAACAAATTTGATGGAATATCAATCCGCGTTCCAGTACCAGCGGGATCTATAGTAGATATTACATTTATTGCGAAGCGCGATACTACTCGCGAGGAGGTAAATGAAATTTTAGTGAAAGCTTCAAAGGATTCTCGGTGGAAAGATATTTTTGCAGTTACAGATGAACCACTTGTATCAAGTGACATACTTGGTGAATCACATGCATCTATTGCAGATTTGGAACTAACTCGTGTTGTTGGTGGCAATCTAGTGAAAGTGATGGGTTGGTATGACAATGAAATGGGGTACACATACACACTTGTGGATCATGTGATCAAGACAGGGGAGACGATTGAATAA
- a CDS encoding DUF1003 domain-containing protein, producing MYEPNKKINSKTETIVGFRARIKDKKTKMGRFADMLTENFGSTWFLAINTIVFIFWIVWNMGIIPGLVPFDPYPFTFLTMTVSLEAIFLSVIVLMSQNRSSKIADMREEVDFELNLRAEAEITRILNMLDEIHDHLGLSPEDDDELREMKQKTDIKEIKRAIESEDK from the coding sequence ATGTACGAACCAAATAAAAAAATAAATTCAAAAACTGAAACCATTGTCGGATTTCGTGCTCGCATAAAAGACAAGAAAACTAAAATGGGGCGCTTTGCGGACATGTTGACTGAGAATTTTGGATCGACCTGGTTTTTGGCTATAAATACTATTGTTTTTATATTTTGGATAGTCTGGAATATGGGAATCATACCAGGCTTGGTGCCTTTTGATCCATATCCGTTTACTTTTCTTACAATGACAGTGTCCCTCGAAGCAATTTTCTTGTCAGTCATAGTTTTAATGAGTCAGAATAGATCATCAAAGATTGCAGATATGCGTGAAGAAGTTGATTTTGAGCTAAACTTGCGCGCAGAGGCAGAAATCACAAGAATATTAAATATGTTGGATGAAATCCATGATCACTTGGGATTATCACCAGAGGATGATGATGAGCTTAGGGAAATGAAACAGAAGACAGATATCAAAGAGATAAAACGAGCAATAGAAAGTGAAGATAAATAA
- the gatB gene encoding Asp-tRNA(Asn)/Glu-tRNA(Gln) amidotransferase subunit GatB, whose translation MSKTFYTTIGLEIHAELSTKSKMFCACFNDPNEKKPNTNICPVCMAHPGTLPVPNKAAIENVIKVGLAIGGKIADFTEFDRKNYFYPDIPKGYQISQYKFPIVSGGHLADFDVTRIHLEEDTGTSKHDRGDFSLVDFNRAGVPLMELVTEPHTFDSAELASKAAGRFARELQLLLLALGVSEANMDKGEMRVEVNMSVSDDKSVYGTKVEVKNLNSFRSAERAILFETDRMIKLIEAGEGDKIVQETRGWNEAKQATFSQRSKENANDYRYFPDPDIPKLYLSKLFDIENLKSELPELPAEKRERYRTEFGIKDEDIESFVNDSELGLWFEDVAKLLGDKDKMKTASNYVTSDFLGLKKNNSEIKVPSSENFSELIALVSDGKISSRAAKDILAMISLDDESPLKIATEKDLLQKNDEGALKEIVQKIIDANTEIVATYKGGKENALMSLVGAVMKESKGSANPAIVQKILKEMLQ comes from the coding sequence GTGAGTAAAACTTTCTATACAACTATAGGTCTTGAGATACATGCAGAGCTTTCTACGAAAAGTAAGATGTTTTGTGCTTGCTTCAATGACCCTAACGAGAAAAAACCGAATACAAATATCTGTCCTGTCTGTATGGCGCATCCAGGTACTTTACCAGTGCCAAACAAAGCCGCTATAGAAAATGTGATTAAAGTTGGTTTAGCTATCGGAGGCAAGATTGCTGATTTTACAGAGTTTGATCGCAAGAATTATTTTTATCCAGATATTCCAAAAGGTTATCAGATTAGTCAGTATAAATTTCCAATTGTTTCAGGTGGACACTTGGCAGATTTTGATGTGACTAGAATTCATCTAGAAGAAGACACTGGTACATCCAAGCATGATAGAGGTGATTTTTCTCTGGTAGATTTCAATCGCGCAGGTGTGCCGCTTATGGAGCTTGTAACTGAACCACATACATTTGATAGTGCAGAATTGGCTTCAAAGGCTGCTGGAAGATTTGCTCGTGAGTTGCAACTTCTACTATTGGCACTTGGAGTATCAGAAGCAAATATGGACAAGGGTGAGATGCGTGTAGAAGTGAACATGTCTGTATCAGATGATAAAAGTGTTTATGGAACTAAAGTTGAAGTAAAAAATTTGAACTCTTTTAGAAGTGCTGAACGTGCAATACTTTTTGAAACAGACAGAATGATAAAGCTTATAGAAGCAGGTGAAGGGGATAAGATAGTCCAAGAAACTCGTGGGTGGAATGAGGCAAAGCAAGCTACTTTTTCTCAGCGTTCGAAAGAGAATGCAAATGACTATAGATATTTTCCAGATCCAGATATCCCGAAGCTTTATTTGAGCAAGCTTTTTGATATTGAAAATTTGAAATCAGAACTTCCGGAATTGCCTGCTGAGAAGAGGGAAAGATATCGAACTGAATTTGGGATTAAAGATGAGGATATAGAGAGTTTTGTAAATGATTCAGAGCTTGGGTTGTGGTTTGAGGATGTTGCAAAATTGTTGGGTGATAAAGATAAAATGAAGACTGCATCAAATTACGTTACTTCTGATTTTCTTGGTTTGAAAAAAAATAACTCTGAAATTAAAGTACCTTCATCTGAAAATTTTAGTGAACTAATAGCTCTTGTTTCAGATGGAAAAATAAGTTCCCGTGCAGCAAAAGATATTTTGGCGATGATTTCTTTGGACGATGAATCTCCGCTTAAAATTGCGACTGAAAAAGATTTATTGCAGAAAAATGACGAAGGTGCACTCAAAGAGATCGTACAGAAAATAATCGATGCAAATACAGAAATCGTTGCTACATATAAAGGTGGTAAGGAAAATGCACTCATGTCTCTAGTTGGGGCTGTTATGAAAGAATCAAAAGGCTCTGCAAACCCTGCAATCGTACAAAAAATATTAAAAGAAATGCTACAATAA
- a CDS encoding ADP-ribosylglycohydrolase family protein has product MKIKNNPIYSGIYGEMMGRPFEFAYFYVEKVINPLNDKDIDPEKYSLLLPILRTGMYEKIHAGVEKYFPKKLKGLEEFVYGKKMSHFFTDDTVLTVATMDALLEDNENPDFQKFYLKWARAYPNTGYGRVFREWIESNDPKPYGSLGNGGAMRVSPVAFISNDILDVERLAELSARVTHDHPEGIDGAIAVAGAVFLAKRQFGKKYIHKYISGFPNYNMQRKLSDIRKNYNFYSEALKSVPESIICFYEARSSKEAISNALSLAGDTDTMAMIAGVLAGTYYKDTEDHMVGFCRMRLPEEMLYIIDEFEEKFIR; this is encoded by the coding sequence ATGAAAATAAAAAATAACCCAATTTACTCTGGTATCTATGGCGAGATGATGGGACGTCCATTTGAATTCGCATATTTTTATGTTGAAAAAGTGATCAACCCTCTAAACGACAAAGATATCGATCCTGAAAAGTACTCCTTGCTTCTGCCGATTTTACGTACAGGTATGTATGAAAAAATACATGCAGGTGTAGAAAAATACTTTCCAAAAAAATTGAAGGGACTCGAAGAATTTGTATATGGGAAAAAAATGTCACACTTTTTCACAGATGACACAGTACTCACTGTAGCAACTATGGACGCACTACTGGAAGACAATGAAAATCCAGATTTCCAAAAATTCTATTTGAAATGGGCACGTGCCTATCCGAATACTGGATATGGAAGAGTGTTCCGTGAATGGATTGAGAGCAACGACCCAAAGCCATACGGAAGTCTTGGTAACGGTGGAGCGATGAGAGTTTCTCCTGTAGCTTTTATATCAAACGATATTCTTGATGTTGAAAGACTCGCAGAATTATCTGCAAGAGTAACGCACGACCACCCCGAAGGAATCGACGGTGCGATCGCTGTAGCCGGAGCAGTCTTTTTAGCAAAAAGACAATTTGGGAAAAAATATATTCACAAATACATATCCGGATTCCCAAACTACAACATGCAAAGAAAATTGAGTGACATTCGTAAAAATTACAATTTTTATTCAGAAGCACTAAAAAGTGTCCCTGAATCAATAATCTGTTTTTACGAAGCAAGGTCTTCAAAGGAGGCTATATCCAACGCGCTTTCACTAGCCGGTGACACAGACACCATGGCAATGATCGCCGGAGTACTTGCTGGAACTTACTACAAAGATACCGAAGATCATATGGTGGGCTTCTGTAGAATGAGACTTCCAGAAGAAATGTTATATATAATTGATGAATTTGAAGAAAAATTCATCCGATAA
- the obgE gene encoding GTPase ObgE: MRFIDEMIISAEAGRGGNGVVRWRREKFIPKGGPSGGDGGAGGDVYVRAIRDLDALSKYVAEKVYKASPGEAGMGGKKHGADGKDFIFDFPVGTKITNLGTGLEIELTEEGQVEKILKGGPGGRGNEQFKSSRNTTPEKATPGKAGEKSKFKVVVEILADIGFIGLPNAGKSSLLNAITNAKAKVGDYAFTTLDPNLGDLYGYIIADIPGLIEGAHEGKGVGIKFLRHIKRTKILAHLVSCENGMNMMKAYKQVRSELEAYGEGLSTKDEIIILTKTDAIDEKELKAKIKEFTKLKKPIYTVTLFDEKSVKKISDELVALLKK; the protein is encoded by the coding sequence ATGAGATTTATTGATGAAATGATAATATCTGCAGAAGCAGGCCGTGGTGGAAACGGTGTTGTTCGATGGCGCCGGGAAAAATTTATTCCAAAAGGCGGTCCATCTGGAGGTGATGGTGGTGCTGGTGGAGATGTATATGTACGTGCAATACGTGATTTGGATGCACTATCGAAATATGTTGCCGAAAAGGTTTATAAAGCTTCTCCAGGTGAGGCTGGTATGGGTGGCAAAAAACACGGAGCAGATGGAAAAGATTTCATCTTTGATTTCCCAGTAGGAACTAAAATTACAAATCTTGGAACAGGTCTTGAGATAGAGCTCACAGAAGAAGGACAAGTAGAAAAGATTTTGAAGGGTGGTCCAGGAGGAAGAGGAAATGAACAATTTAAAAGTTCTCGTAACACAACTCCAGAAAAAGCTACGCCAGGTAAAGCAGGAGAGAAATCAAAATTTAAAGTAGTAGTAGAGATACTTGCTGATATTGGTTTTATAGGATTACCAAATGCCGGTAAGTCTAGTCTTTTAAATGCAATTACAAATGCAAAAGCAAAAGTCGGTGATTATGCTTTTACAACACTTGACCCAAACTTGGGAGATTTATATGGATATATCATCGCTGATATTCCTGGTCTTATAGAAGGTGCACACGAAGGTAAGGGTGTAGGAATAAAATTCTTGCGTCACATAAAACGCACAAAAATACTTGCACACTTGGTTTCTTGTGAGAACGGAATGAACATGATGAAAGCTTATAAGCAAGTTCGTAGTGAGCTTGAAGCTTATGGCGAGGGATTGTCTACAAAAGATGAGATAATAATTCTTACAAAAACTGACGCAATCGATGAGAAAGAATTGAAAGCAAAGATAAAAGAATTTACAAAACTTAAAAAACCGATTTACACTGTGACTCTTTTTGATGAGAAGTCTGTAAAGAAAATTTCGGATGAACTTGTTGCTTTACTAAAAAAATAA
- a CDS encoding MYG1 family protein has protein sequence MEKILLAHNGTFHADDIFACATILASFPDEKIKIVRTRDEEIIKSADFVVDVGGVYDEGIERFDHHQKGGAGIRENGIPYASFGLVWKKYGEKLCGSREVAGAVDKQLVQAIDAPDNGVELYKTTREDALPFDFHNLYSLFLPSWKEVIDVDAEFVKLVSYARVVLDRIIKKTKDLIEAQELVRDIYKNTSDKRIVELPQYLPWKKVLTEYEDSLIVVYPRQDKSWGTEMVPAAFRQFESRIYFPVEWAGLVNEELEKVTGVEGAMFCHNKRFFCVAKTKDGALALAQLALEANKM, from the coding sequence ATGGAGAAGATTTTACTTGCACACAATGGAACTTTTCACGCTGATGATATTTTTGCGTGTGCAACAATACTCGCAAGTTTTCCGGATGAGAAAATAAAGATAGTTAGAACTCGAGATGAGGAGATAATAAAAAGCGCAGATTTTGTTGTGGATGTAGGAGGTGTGTATGATGAGGGTATAGAGAGATTCGATCATCATCAGAAAGGTGGAGCGGGTATCAGAGAAAATGGAATTCCGTATGCATCGTTTGGGCTTGTATGGAAAAAGTATGGAGAGAAGCTTTGTGGAAGCAGGGAAGTTGCAGGTGCTGTAGACAAACAGCTTGTGCAAGCGATCGACGCTCCTGATAATGGAGTAGAGCTTTATAAAACAACTCGAGAAGATGCTTTACCTTTTGATTTTCATAATTTATATTCACTCTTTCTTCCGAGTTGGAAAGAGGTGATAGATGTTGATGCTGAATTTGTTAAATTGGTATCATATGCACGAGTTGTGCTAGATCGAATTATAAAAAAGACAAAAGATCTGATTGAAGCACAGGAGCTAGTGCGAGATATATACAAGAATACTTCAGATAAACGGATTGTTGAGTTACCACAATATCTTCCATGGAAAAAAGTTTTGACTGAATATGAAGATTCGTTAATTGTTGTATACCCGAGACAAGATAAAAGCTGGGGTACTGAGATGGTGCCAGCTGCGTTTAGACAATTTGAAAGTCGGATATATTTCCCCGTAGAATGGGCAGGGCTCGTCAATGAAGAATTGGAAAAAGTTACTGGAGTTGAGGGGGCGATGTTTTGTCATAACAAAAGATTTTTCTGTGTCGCAAAAACCAAAGACGGGGCCCTGGCTCTAGCCCAGCTTGCTTTAGAAGCGAATAAAATGTAG
- a CDS encoding phage holin family protein → MKILAHWLIITLAVLAVPYVVDGIHVDTLLTAIIVGAVLGFINLIVKPVVKILTLPINILTLGLFSIILNGLFFWFVATLIDGFNIDNFTAAIIGALIVSILSWIGDKVLGDRD, encoded by the coding sequence ATGAAAATTTTAGCTCATTGGCTCATAATCACACTTGCGGTTTTAGCTGTACCTTATGTCGTCGACGGAATACATGTTGATACATTGCTTACTGCAATAATAGTTGGTGCGGTACTTGGTTTTATAAATTTGATTGTAAAACCGGTAGTAAAAATACTTACCTTGCCTATAAATATTTTAACACTTGGTCTTTTCTCAATTATATTGAACGGATTGTTTTTCTGGTTTGTAGCAACACTTATAGACGGATTCAATATAGACAATTTTACAGCAGCAATAATCGGAGCGCTCATTGTATCTATACTTAGTTGGATCGGAGATAAGGTGCTTGGTGATAGAGATTAA
- a CDS encoding GatB/YqeY domain-containing protein, translated as MQNLQQKIKESIKEAMLAKEAVRLEVLRGISAAMTNELVSKGRTPQDALTDEEVIAVITRLAKQRKDSIEQFKNGGREDLVKEEEAQLAILEVYLPKMMEKSEIENIARAKKESLGITDATKKGMLMSELMKELKGKADGGDVKNVVDSLFI; from the coding sequence ATGCAAAACCTTCAACAAAAAATAAAAGAAAGTATAAAAGAAGCGATGCTTGCAAAAGAAGCAGTGAGGCTTGAAGTGCTCCGAGGTATCAGTGCCGCTATGACAAATGAACTTGTTTCAAAAGGACGTACTCCACAAGATGCACTCACTGACGAAGAAGTAATCGCAGTTATTACAAGACTCGCAAAACAGCGCAAAGACTCTATTGAGCAATTTAAAAATGGAGGAAGGGAAGACTTGGTAAAAGAAGAAGAAGCTCAACTTGCTATACTTGAAGTGTATTTACCAAAGATGATGGAAAAATCTGAAATTGAAAATATTGCTCGCGCAAAAAAAGAATCTCTTGGTATCACCGATGCAACAAAAAAAGGAATGCTTATGTCTGAGCTTATGAAAGAGCTTAAGGGTAAGGCAGACGGAGGAGATGTAAAAAATGTAGTCGATTCATTATTTATTTAA
- a CDS encoding 3'-5' exonuclease: MQYKLLFLDTETTGNEAKDRLCQVAYSDGKNRIEALFKPPVPISIESMAVHHITPKMVLDKPAFKFSEEHAFLAKKFKEEETIVVAHNAIFDLEMLAKEDLIPDKFICTLRVARYLDPEEKIPSYRLQYLRYFLDIEIEATAHDALGDVLVLEKLFERLFRKIADSEELTESQTYEKMIEISKTPSLIRTFRFGKYNGQKVEEVAKIDRGYLEWMLAQKSAVDSGEEDWIYTLNHFLGKN, translated from the coding sequence ATGCAATACAAACTTCTATTTTTAGATACAGAAACAACTGGCAACGAAGCAAAAGACCGACTTTGCCAGGTTGCTTATAGTGATGGAAAAAATCGTATCGAGGCGCTCTTCAAGCCCCCAGTTCCTATATCTATAGAATCCATGGCCGTCCACCACATAACTCCAAAGATGGTTCTAGATAAGCCGGCTTTCAAATTTAGTGAGGAGCATGCATTTCTCGCTAAAAAATTCAAAGAAGAAGAAACTATCGTAGTCGCCCACAATGCAATATTTGACCTAGAAATGCTCGCCAAAGAGGATTTGATTCCTGATAAATTTATTTGCACACTTCGCGTAGCTAGATATTTAGACCCAGAAGAAAAAATCCCTTCATATAGACTTCAATATCTACGCTACTTTTTAGATATTGAAATTGAAGCAACTGCACATGATGCGCTTGGAGATGTACTCGTGCTAGAAAAATTGTTTGAAAGATTGTTTCGCAAGATTGCCGATAGCGAGGAACTAACCGAATCTCAAACATATGAAAAGATGATTGAAATTTCTAAAACACCTTCACTTATAAGAACTTTCAGATTTGGAAAATATAACGGACAAAAAGTAGAAGAAGTGGCAAAGATTGATCGCGGATATCTAGAATGGATGCTCGCCCAAAAATCTGCAGTAGATAGTGGCGAAGAAGATTGGATCTACACCTTGAATCACTTTTTAGGTAAAAATTAA
- a CDS encoding DNA recombination protein RmuC — translation MQNITFGIIGAIVAGLLVYFLTRNKKDNSSITNDKSLGLLLQQMNELTRTVDAKLGESQKHVSESMRFQSTETSRIIADITERLTRLDETNKQVVSFTDQLQSLQDILKNPKQRGILGEYYLETLLKNVMPPGSYQMQYPFSDGTIVDAAVFVKDKIIPIDSKFSLENYNRISETNDPNEKERLEKVFTNDLKNRIVETSKYIQPENGTMEFAFMFIPHEAIYYDLIVNKIGAITEDTENLIQRAASKYKVIIVSPTSFLAYLQTVLQGLKAMQIEESAKDIVKRVGELGKHLKSYEDFHNKLGNALGTTINHYNNAGKELKKVDKDILRITGMQNEIEPVLLEKLDKEE, via the coding sequence ATGCAAAATATAACTTTCGGAATCATTGGGGCAATAGTAGCCGGGCTTCTAGTCTACTTTCTAACTCGAAATAAAAAAGATAACTCAAGTATAACCAACGACAAAAGTCTGGGGCTGTTGTTGCAACAAATGAACGAACTTACTCGCACAGTAGACGCAAAACTCGGTGAATCTCAAAAGCATGTTTCCGAATCTATGCGTTTCCAGTCTACAGAGACTTCACGTATCATCGCCGACATAACAGAGCGTCTAACTCGACTCGACGAAACAAACAAACAGGTTGTATCTTTTACTGACCAACTCCAGAGCTTGCAAGATATTTTAAAAAATCCAAAACAACGTGGAATACTAGGCGAATACTATCTAGAAACACTTTTGAAAAATGTAATGCCCCCAGGATCCTACCAGATGCAATATCCTTTTTCTGACGGGACGATTGTAGACGCAGCTGTTTTTGTAAAAGACAAAATTATTCCAATCGATTCAAAATTCTCTCTTGAAAACTATAACCGAATATCAGAAACAAATGATCCAAACGAGAAAGAGCGCTTAGAGAAAGTTTTTACAAACGACCTAAAGAATCGTATCGTAGAAACCTCAAAGTACATACAACCAGAAAATGGAACTATGGAATTTGCTTTTATGTTTATACCTCATGAAGCGATCTACTATGATTTGATAGTAAACAAAATCGGAGCAATTACTGAAGACACGGAAAATCTTATTCAACGTGCTGCAAGTAAATACAAAGTAATTATAGTTTCACCTACTTCATTCCTTGCATACTTGCAGACTGTTCTACAAGGATTAAAAGCAATGCAAATAGAAGAAAGCGCAAAGGATATAGTAAAACGTGTAGGAGAACTCGGTAAACATTTAAAATCTTATGAAGATTTTCACAATAAACTTGGGAACGCTCTCGGCACAACAATCAATCATTACAACAACGCCGGAAAAGAACTCAAGAAAGTAGACAAAGATATTTTGCGCATTACTGGAATGCAAAATGAAATTGAACCCGTGTTGTTAGAAAAACTAGATAAAGAAGAATAA
- a CDS encoding phosphatidylserine decarboxylase: MEVIIGTIAGASALAGLKKVFDRAPKRKIPESGIVSPASGKVIEIVDIDPTKFEFVKKKIKNSVSLPGLGTSAKMIVIEMNIRDVHVQRAPIEGVVTYSKHFSGKHKNVIHSKGKKDSVYINEKQITVIKGRDFSTCVIQVAGFVARRIRSRVHINQFVKKGAVIGKISFGSQTILILPNTLNIKIRIGDRVTDGETLITQN; encoded by the coding sequence ATGGAAGTTATAATTGGAACAATAGCCGGCGCAAGCGCACTTGCCGGATTAAAAAAAGTTTTCGACCGAGCTCCGAAACGTAAAATCCCAGAGAGTGGAATTGTTTCCCCTGCTTCAGGAAAAGTAATTGAAATTGTAGATATAGATCCGACAAAATTTGAATTTGTAAAAAAGAAAATAAAGAATTCTGTCTCACTTCCTGGGCTTGGCACAAGCGCTAAAATGATTGTAATAGAAATGAATATCCGCGATGTCCACGTCCAGCGCGCACCAATCGAAGGAGTAGTCACCTACTCAAAACATTTTTCTGGAAAACACAAAAATGTAATCCACAGCAAAGGCAAAAAAGATTCTGTATACATAAACGAAAAACAAATCACTGTTATAAAAGGTAGAGATTTTTCGACTTGTGTAATCCAAGTTGCTGGCTTTGTAGCCAGACGTATAAGATCTCGAGTTCATATAAATCAATTCGTAAAAAAAGGTGCAGTCATCGGTAAAATCTCTTTCGGATCTCAGACAATACTTATATTACCTAATACACTAAATATAAAAATCCGTATAGGCGACAGAGTTACAGACGGAGAAACTCTAATAACACAAAATTAA